A part of Aegilops tauschii subsp. strangulata cultivar AL8/78 chromosome 2, Aet v6.0, whole genome shotgun sequence genomic DNA contains:
- the LOC109783367 gene encoding protein VASCULATURE COMPLEXITY AND CONNECTIVITY, with protein sequence MARVEAVVVCLLIVAMDVVAGVLGIHAEKAQSQGRHLKILFIECRQPVPQAYKLGIAAAAVLAASHAIANIVGGCSCTWPCCSGGRRSSPNRQMASFALVLTWMVLLVGLALLILGALPNSKKVMAECGVVRHRFLSIGGILCFVHAVFCLVYYVSANAAAREEGRGSGSKPAGGHT encoded by the exons ATGGCGAGAGTTGAAGCGGTGGTCGTCTGCCTCCTCATCGTCGCCATGGACGTCGTCGCCGGCGTCCTTGGAATCCACGCGGAGAAAGCTCAGAGCCAG GGGAGGCACCTGAAGATACTGTTCATCGAGTGCAGGCAGCCTGTCCCACAGGCTTACAAGCTCGGCATCGCGGCGGCCGCGGTGCTGGCTGCGTCGCACGCCATCGCCAACATCGTCGGCGGCTGCTCCTGCACGTGGCCCTGCTGCTCCGGCGGCCGGCGCTCGTCGCCCAACCGGCAGATGGCGTCCTTCGCCCTGGTCCTCACATG GATGGTTCTGCTGGTGGGGCTGGCGCTGCTGATCCTCGGTGCGCTGCCGAACTCCAAGAAGGTAATGGCGGAGTGCGGGGTGGTGCGGCACCGCTTCCTCTCCATCGGCGGCATCCTCTGCTTCGTGCACGCCGTCTTCTGCCTCGTCTACTACGTGTCCGCCAACGCCGCCGCGCGGGAGGAAGGCCGTGGGTCTGGGTCCAAGCCCGCCGGCGGGCACACCTGA